In Deinococcus maricopensis DSM 21211, the sequence TTCGCGCGCAGTTCCCGGACACCGAGGTGCTCGCGCTCACCAGCGCCCTCGAAGAACACAAGGTGAACGGCGCCATTGACGCGGGCGCCGTCGGATACCTCCTCAAGGACGCCACCAGCGACACCCTCACCGAGGCCATCCACGCCGCCGCGCGCGGCGAGGTGCGCCTGCACCCGGAAGCCGCGCGGCGCCTCGTGCGCGACTTCCGCTCGCCGGACATGCGCGAGCACCTCACGCCCAAGGAAGTCCTCACGCTGCAGCTGATCGCGCGCGGCCACGCGAACCGCGAGATCGCGCAGGAACTCGGCATTACCGAGGCGACCGTGAAAACGCACGTGTCGCGGCTGCTCGGGAAGCTCGGCCTGACCAGCCGCACGCAGGCGGCCCTCTACGCCCTGAAGGCCGGCCTCGCGCACCTCGACTAAGAAACGAGGCGTGCTTGAATGAACGCATGACGCTCACGGTACGGCCCGCGCGGCCCGAGGACGCCCCCTTCCTGGCGGGCCTCGCGCCGCGTTTCACGGCGTTCGGCCTGCCCGCGTGGCGGGACGAGGCGGCGGTGCGCGCGTCCATGGAGCGCGCCCTTGCCCTGGCCGTCACGCCCCCGGCAGACGGCGCGTGCCTGATCGTGCAGGACGAGCGCGGCGAGCCGCTCGGGTTCGTCACGCTCGCCACCGACGCGGAACTGTTCACGGACGAACCCGAGGCGTACCTCGCGAACCTCGCGGTCACGGCAGGCGCCGAGGGGCGCGGCGCAGCGGACGCGCTACTGGACGCCGCCGAAGCATGGGCGCGCGCGCGCGGCCTGCCGCGCCTCACGCTGAACGTCTTCGCGGGCAACGCGCGCGCCCGGGCGCTGTACGCGCGCCGCGGCTTCCATGAAGACTCCCTGAAGCTGGTGCGCGTCCTCACGGGCGACCTGTGACCCCCCTGTAAGACGCCACCGGGTATCACTGAAGCATGCTGCGCCTTCCGGGGTGGTGGGCGCCCCCACTGATGACTGCGATCCTGATCGCGGCGTCCCTGGCGTTGGCCGTCTCAGGCGGCCACGCGCTCCCGGCCCCCGCGCCCCTGCTGCTGCTGTGGCTGACGCTCCCCGCACTGCTCACCGCGCTGTGGTCCACCCTGGCCGCCCGCGACGGCATTGTCCACTGCCGCCTGGTCGGCCTGTGGGCCGCGAGCCTGATCATCGGCGCCTGGAGCGCCCTGCTGCTCCTGATGCCCACCCCCGACACCCGCCTCGCCCTGAGCCTCCACCCACTCGTCGCCACCATCCTCACCATCCCCACGTACCTGCTCGCCTGGGGCCTCGCGGACAGCGTCTCCCCGCGCCGCTGACCGCCATGAGCGCCGGTCAGGTGACGCTCATCCGGCGCGCGCGGCCCGCGCAGTATCCGTAAAGGTATGCCGCGCGCCCTCCCGTCCGCCCTGGTCCTCACCGCCACGCTGTTCGCCGCGCCTGTGAACGCCGCCACCGCCGCGCCCACCCCGTCCACGGTCACGCTCCCCATCCGCGTGCCCCTCGCGGGCCTCGCGCGCGCCCTGGACGCCCGCGCGCCGCAGGTCATTGCGGACATCGACCAGCCTGGACCGCTCGGGCTGACGCTCACCGGGCAGATCGCGCGCGCCGGTGCCCTCACCATCACCCGCGACGCGGACGCGCTGCGCGTGACCCTGCCGGTCACAGCGCGCGTCCGCGCCAGCCTGGGCGGCGCCGCGCAGCAGGACTTTGCGGGCGCGGCGAGCGTCACGGTGCGCGTCACCCCGTACCTGCACGAGGACTGGACGGCGGGGGTGCGCGCCAGCGCCGACTACACCTGGACGGACCCGCTCGCCTTCGAGGTGCTCGGCGCGCGCATCAGCGTCGCCAGCCTCGTGGACGCGCAGGTGCGCACGCAGCTCGCGCGCGTCACCGCGCAGCTCGAGCAGGAGGTGGCGCGGCAGGCGGACGCCCGCGCGCGCGTGGGCGCGCTGTGGGCGAAGCTCGCGCAGCCGTGGCGCCTGCCCACCCCGGAGCCCGCGTTCGCGCGCGTGAAGCCGCTGTCGCTGAGCGCCACGCCGTTCACCTTCACGGACGACGCCGCGCGCGTGACGGTCAGCGCCACGTTCGGCGCGGAAGCGCAACTCGGCACGCCCCCCACAACCGTGACCCCCACGCCCCTCCCGAGCCTCAAGCTGGCCGCCGCGCCACGCCCGGGCGTGCACCTGACCGTCCCGGTGCGCCTCCCGTACGCGAACCTCTCAGACGCGATGACGCGCGCCATCCAGCGCCGCGAGTTCCGCGCGAACGGCGTGCTCAGCCCGACCGTGCGGGTCACGCGGGTGGACGTCACGCCGCAGGGCGCGCGCCTGAACGCCGCCGCGCGCGTGAACGTCCGCCTCGGCCCGCTGAACGTGAACGCCACCGTGGACGTCAGCGGCACGCCGAAACTGGACGCGCAGGGCCGCGTGCTGACCCTCGCGGACGTACGCGTCCGCACCCGCCCGGACGGCGTGACGCAGCGCGTCGTCGGCTGGCTCGCGGACGCGCGCGTGCAGGCGTTCCTGCGCGAGAGCGCGCGCGTGGACCTCGCGCCGTACTTGGACCGCGCGCTGCAGGACGTGCGCGCGCGCCTGCCCCTCAAGCCCGCGCAGGGCATCACCCTGGCGGGCCGCGTGGACGCGCTGCGCCTCACGGATCTGGACGTCACGCCCGGTGGCGTGGTCCTCACGAGCCGCGTCGACGGGGACCTGGACGCCACCGTGGAGGTCCCGGGCCGCTAACCGGAACCCACCGCCGGGAGCGCACGCACCTGCCGGCGTGAGCGAGCCTCTGCATCGCCACGCTTGGGCCCATACGGTGGACCGTTTCGTGGTTCTGGTGTCGAGTGTGGCCGGGATCGCCACCGCCCTGTCCGGCCTTGTGTTCGCGCTGCGGCGCGCGTGGTTCGCGCACGGGCTGCCCGAGGCGGTCGGGTATGGCGGGAGCGCGCTCCTGCTGCTGTAGAGCGCCCAGGGGTCCGTTACCACCATGAGCCGTTGTACCGAGGTCAGGGTGGCCTGAACGTGCGTGACGCCCTGCGGCAAAAGGATCAGGCGCTGGGGGTCGGTTCGGTCTTCTGGCTGGCGGGCGCGTTGCGGCGCAGCGCGGCGGCAGTGTTGAGTGGACTGGTCCGGGGACCCTGCCTGGTTTGGCGGCGCCCACCCCGCGCCCCGAACAAGTGTTTGTTATGCTGCGGGCGCTCATGCGACCCATCCCCGACGCCTTCACCCAGACGCTCACCGTAACCGTCACCGACGACATGACCGTCCACTTCGAGGAACTCGGACGCCTACACCCCGTGTACGCCACGTACTGGATGGCCAAACACTTCGAGGAAGCCGGACGGAAGATTATCCTGCCGTACCTCGAAGACGGCGAACAGGGCATCGGGCACGCCGTGAACGTCACCCACACCGCCAGCGCCCTGCCCGGCATGACCGTCACCGTCACCGCCACCCTCGACCGCGTTGAGGGCCGCCGCGTGTACGTGAACGTCCGCGCCGTCAACGAACTCGGCGATGACATCGGTCACGGCACCACCACCCAGGTCATCGCCCCGCAGGCCCGCCTCGACGCCGGCTTCGCCGACCTCGCCGCGCGCTGGCACGCGCACCAGACCACCCACCAGAGGTAACGCCATGCACCAGTTCATCGCCCTGTACCGCCAGCCCGACGACGAAGCCGCGTTCATGAAGCACTACACCGAAGTGCACACGCCACTCGTGCAGAAGATCCCCGGCCTGCAGAGCCTGCAGGTCACCCGGCTGGAACGCAACCCCATGGGCGGCGCCCCGGAGTTCTTCCTGATGGCCGTCATGACCTACCCCGACGCCGACACCTTCAAGGCCGCCATGAACTCGCCCGAGAATGCCGCCGCCGGCAAAGACCTCATGGGGTTTGCGGCGGGAACCGTCACCCTTATGACCGGCCGGACCCTCCGGTAACACCAGGGCGAACGAAAGTGGCCGGGGCGCAGGCGCCCCGGCCACTTTCGTTCGCTTCCTGAACTCAACGCGTGCCCGCCACGCCCGCGCCGCGCACATGGCTGCACTTGGTGTACCCACCACACCACCCCCGCAGGTATCCTGACGACGTGCCGAGGGTTTCCCGCTACTACGACGTCAAACGCGACCACGAGGGCAAACGCTACCTCGAAGTGAACGTGACCGGCTTCTCGCTCCTGCACCTCCCCCTGCTCAACAAGAGCACCGGCTTCACCCCCGAGGAACGCCGCCTGCTCGGCCTGGAAGGCCTCGTGCCCCCCCACATGAGCACCCTGGAGGAACAGAAGGAGCGCACGTACCGCCGCTACCGCCTGCAACCCACCGACCTGGAACGCCACGTGTACCTGCGCAACCTGCAGGACCGCAACGAGGTGCTGTTCTACGCCATGCTCGAGGATCACCTCGAGGAGATGCTGCCCATCCTTTACACCCCCACCGTCGGCGAGGCCGTGCGCGTCTTCAGCGACATCTACCGCTACCCGCGCGGCTTCACGGTCAGCACCGAGGACATCGACCGCGTCGAGGACGCCCTCGACAACGTCCCCCTCGACGACGTGCGCATGATCGTCGCTACCGATAGCAGCGCCATCCTCGGCATCGGCGATCAGGGGTTCGGCGGCATGGCCATCAGCATCGGCAAACTCAGCCTGTACACCGTCGCGGGCGGCGTCGGCCCCGACAAGACCCTGCCGGTCGAGCTCGACGTCGGCACCGACCGACAGGACCTCATCGACGACCCGCTGTACCTCGGCGTGCACCACCGCCGCCTCACTGGCGAAGCGTACGACGAATTCCTCGACCGCTTCGTGGAAGCCGTCGCTGCCCGCTACCCCAAGGCGATCATCCAGTGGGAGGACTTCGCGCGCGGCACCGCCTTCAAGGTGCTGGAACGCTACCGCAAGGTCATCCCCAGCTTCAACGACGACATCCAGGGCACCGGCGCCATGGCCCTCGCGGGCCTCATGAACGCTGCGCGCCTCAAAGGCGAAGCGTTCACGAACCAGGTGTTCGTGGTCGTCGGCGCTGGCGCCGGCGGCATTGGCGTCGCCTGGGCGATCCGCCAGGGCCTCGTGCACGCCGGCATGAGCGCCGCCGAGGCGGCCGCGCGCGTGTACGTCGTGGACCGCCAGGGCCTCCTCATGCACGGTCAGAGCCTCGAAGCGCACCAGGAGCCCTTCGCGAAACACCCGGACGCGCTCGCGGATTGGACGTATGCCGGCGAGGCCCCCACCCTGCTGGAAACCATCCAGAACGCCCGCGCCACCGCCCTGCTCGGTCTGAGCGGCGTGTCCGGCCTGTTCACGCAGCCGATCATCACGGCCCTCCTGCAGCACACACCCCGCCCCGTGGTGTTCCCGCTCAGCAACCCCACCAGCAACGTCGAGGTGCTGCCCGAGGAGGTGGTGCGCTGGACGGACGGTCAGGCGATCATCGCGTCCGGCAGCCCCTTCGCGGACATCCACCACGGCGACGCGGTCGTGCCGGTCGGGCAGGGCAACAACGCGTTCATCTTCCCGGGTCTGGGTTTCGGCGCCGTCATCAGCGGCGCACGCGAAATCACCGACGGCATGGTCATGGAAGCCGCCCGCACCCTCGCGGACGTCACGGACGTGTCCGGTGGGCGCGTGTACCCGCCCATCCGCGACCTGCGCGAGGTGAGCATCCAGGTGGCCGTGCGCGTCGCGCGCCAGGCGATCCGCGAGGGCGTCGCTGCGGAACGCCGCGTCCGCAACCTCACGGACGATGAACTGCTGGCGTTCGTGCGCCGCCGCTTCTGGACGCCGAAGTACCTCCCGTACCGCAAAGCGCCCGACGCGCGCTGAACCTGCACGTCGACAGCTGGGGTGGCCTGCGCAGGCCACCCCGGTTCTCTGTTACAACATAAAACGATTCAACTTCAGGAGGACCCCATGACGACGTACCGCGCCCACGAAGACCGCTACGACCACATGACCTACCAACGCACCGGCCGCAGCGGCGTGCACCTCCCCGCCAT encodes:
- a CDS encoding response regulator, which encodes MTVRVLLVDDHDVVRTGLKMYLALDPDLDIVGEAANGQEAVEQVAALAPDVVVMDILMPVMDGITATRQIRAQFPDTEVLALTSALEEHKVNGAIDAGAVGYLLKDATSDTLTEAIHAAARGEVRLHPEAARRLVRDFRSPDMREHLTPKEVLTLQLIARGHANREIAQELGITEATVKTHVSRLLGKLGLTSRTQAALYALKAGLAHLD
- a CDS encoding GNAT family N-acetyltransferase; the encoded protein is MTLTVRPARPEDAPFLAGLAPRFTAFGLPAWRDEAAVRASMERALALAVTPPADGACLIVQDERGEPLGFVTLATDAELFTDEPEAYLANLAVTAGAEGRGAADALLDAAEAWARARGLPRLTLNVFAGNARARALYARRGFHEDSLKLVRVLTGDL
- a CDS encoding DUF4403 family protein, yielding MPRALPSALVLTATLFAAPVNAATAAPTPSTVTLPIRVPLAGLARALDARAPQVIADIDQPGPLGLTLTGQIARAGALTITRDADALRVTLPVTARVRASLGGAAQQDFAGAASVTVRVTPYLHEDWTAGVRASADYTWTDPLAFEVLGARISVASLVDAQVRTQLARVTAQLEQEVARQADARARVGALWAKLAQPWRLPTPEPAFARVKPLSLSATPFTFTDDAARVTVSATFGAEAQLGTPPTTVTPTPLPSLKLAAAPRPGVHLTVPVRLPYANLSDAMTRAIQRREFRANGVLSPTVRVTRVDVTPQGARLNAAARVNVRLGPLNVNATVDVSGTPKLDAQGRVLTLADVRVRTRPDGVTQRVVGWLADARVQAFLRESARVDLAPYLDRALQDVRARLPLKPAQGITLAGRVDALRLTDLDVTPGGVVLTSRVDGDLDATVEVPGR
- a CDS encoding thioesterase family protein, which gives rise to MRPIPDAFTQTLTVTVTDDMTVHFEELGRLHPVYATYWMAKHFEEAGRKIILPYLEDGEQGIGHAVNVTHTASALPGMTVTVTATLDRVEGRRVYVNVRAVNELGDDIGHGTTTQVIAPQARLDAGFADLAARWHAHQTTHQR
- a CDS encoding EthD family reductase, with protein sequence MHQFIALYRQPDDEAAFMKHYTEVHTPLVQKIPGLQSLQVTRLERNPMGGAPEFFLMAVMTYPDADTFKAAMNSPENAAAGKDLMGFAAGTVTLMTGRTLR
- a CDS encoding NAD-dependent malic enzyme, whose translation is MPRVSRYYDVKRDHEGKRYLEVNVTGFSLLHLPLLNKSTGFTPEERRLLGLEGLVPPHMSTLEEQKERTYRRYRLQPTDLERHVYLRNLQDRNEVLFYAMLEDHLEEMLPILYTPTVGEAVRVFSDIYRYPRGFTVSTEDIDRVEDALDNVPLDDVRMIVATDSSAILGIGDQGFGGMAISIGKLSLYTVAGGVGPDKTLPVELDVGTDRQDLIDDPLYLGVHHRRLTGEAYDEFLDRFVEAVAARYPKAIIQWEDFARGTAFKVLERYRKVIPSFNDDIQGTGAMALAGLMNAARLKGEAFTNQVFVVVGAGAGGIGVAWAIRQGLVHAGMSAAEAAARVYVVDRQGLLMHGQSLEAHQEPFAKHPDALADWTYAGEAPTLLETIQNARATALLGLSGVSGLFTQPIITALLQHTPRPVVFPLSNPTSNVEVLPEEVVRWTDGQAIIASGSPFADIHHGDAVVPVGQGNNAFIFPGLGFGAVISGAREITDGMVMEAARTLADVTDVSGGRVYPPIRDLREVSIQVAVRVARQAIREGVAAERRVRNLTDDELLAFVRRRFWTPKYLPYRKAPDAR